A genomic stretch from Desulfolutivibrio sulfodismutans DSM 3696 includes:
- a CDS encoding ATP-binding protein: protein MLNRRCKFLYAGVAALSIWSYVIYFSYGHTLGIQRESLYLQAVTEARIAFEKDLAYRLWNARLGGVYAEESDLAPPNPYLDIPNRDLTMPSGQKLTMVNPAYMTRMVHELMAEGTGLKGHITSLTPIRPQNAPTEWEVKALQSFSNGVKEVHYLDSEKDEPVLRFMRPMFVEKPCLKCHAKQGYHLGDIRGGISVTVPMEPFDRTFAVFSSQEQNLHVMIWAFGVGFLVIVLAAVCYLDRRRKSSEVAVRRSEERYRSIVEEQVDLVSRFVPDGTFVYVNQGYCHFFEKSREALVGTKWHTIVEGNDIPWIQEKLSRLSPQSPIVTIENRVMNSKGDVRWVQFSNRAFFDDAGTIVEIQSVGRDITERKLSEEALQEAKSQAEAASRTKSEFLANMSHEIRTPLNGVMGMLQLIEATHLDDEQREYAHHALTAAKRLTRLLTDILDLSKIEAGKLSLRASQFDLRTVEQSIMDLFAMAAREKGLGLTFTIDGKTPATLIGDEARLLQVLFNLIGNAIKFTDHGDIAVGISPLPFTGNASCRILFTISDTGIGISEEHAQAIFEPFVQGENAYVRSYQGAGLGLSIVRRLVTLMGGELALESTPGQGSTFSFSLPFTLPVEKTSGQTDTEQDREPAAGFFKILVVEDDALSRLSIVRLLQRHGHAAIAANDGQEALQRLKEQDFDIILMDVQMPVMDGVKATNAIRTSPEFKEKSTIPIIAMTAYAMAGDKEKFLAAGMDSYISKPVDMEILKEVMARVMKKPPTQA from the coding sequence ATGTTGAATCGACGCTGTAAATTCCTTTACGCTGGTGTTGCGGCCCTTTCCATATGGTCCTACGTGATCTATTTCTCCTATGGGCACACGCTGGGAATCCAAAGAGAAAGCCTGTACTTACAAGCTGTTACAGAAGCCAGGATCGCTTTTGAAAAAGATCTCGCCTATCGGCTCTGGAACGCCCGGCTCGGAGGCGTCTATGCGGAAGAATCGGACCTTGCGCCTCCGAATCCCTATCTGGATATCCCCAATCGAGACCTGACCATGCCCTCGGGCCAAAAGCTCACCATGGTCAATCCGGCCTATATGACCCGCATGGTCCATGAACTGATGGCCGAGGGGACAGGCCTCAAAGGACACATCACGAGTCTTACCCCAATCCGCCCGCAAAACGCGCCTACGGAATGGGAGGTCAAGGCCCTGCAATCCTTTAGCAATGGTGTAAAGGAAGTCCATTATTTGGATAGTGAGAAGGATGAGCCGGTTCTTCGTTTCATGCGGCCCATGTTCGTGGAAAAGCCCTGCCTCAAATGCCACGCCAAGCAGGGATACCACCTCGGCGATATCCGGGGCGGCATCAGCGTGACCGTGCCCATGGAGCCCTTTGACCGGACGTTCGCGGTTTTCAGCAGCCAAGAGCAAAACCTGCATGTCATGATCTGGGCGTTTGGAGTCGGCTTTCTGGTCATCGTGCTTGCCGCAGTATGCTATCTTGATCGTCGGCGCAAATCCTCGGAAGTCGCCGTGCGAAGAAGCGAGGAACGGTATCGCTCCATTGTCGAGGAACAGGTTGATCTTGTGAGCCGATTTGTCCCGGACGGGACGTTTGTCTATGTCAATCAAGGCTATTGCCACTTTTTTGAAAAAAGCCGCGAGGCGCTGGTTGGCACGAAGTGGCACACGATTGTCGAGGGAAACGACATTCCCTGGATACAGGAAAAACTTTCGCGCCTTAGCCCGCAATCGCCGATTGTGACCATTGAAAACCGCGTCATGAACTCCAAAGGCGACGTGCGCTGGGTGCAGTTCTCCAACCGCGCATTCTTTGATGATGCGGGAACCATTGTGGAGATTCAGTCGGTGGGTCGTGACATCACCGAACGCAAGCTCTCCGAGGAGGCCTTGCAAGAGGCCAAGTCCCAGGCCGAAGCGGCCAGCAGGACAAAATCGGAATTTCTCGCCAACATGAGCCACGAGATACGCACCCCGCTCAATGGCGTCATGGGAATGCTCCAGCTTATCGAGGCGACGCATCTTGATGACGAGCAACGCGAATACGCTCATCACGCCCTCACGGCCGCCAAACGGCTGACGAGACTCCTCACGGACATCCTTGACCTGTCGAAAATCGAGGCAGGCAAACTGAGCCTGCGGGCCTCGCAGTTCGACCTCCGGACAGTCGAACAATCGATCATGGACCTCTTTGCCATGGCCGCCAGGGAGAAAGGCCTCGGGCTCACGTTTACCATCGACGGGAAGACCCCGGCGACCCTGATCGGCGACGAAGCACGTTTGCTGCAAGTGCTTTTCAACCTCATCGGCAATGCGATCAAATTCACCGACCATGGAGACATCGCGGTGGGAATCTCCCCGTTGCCGTTCACCGGGAACGCGTCATGCCGCATCCTGTTTACGATTTCCGACACCGGCATCGGCATTTCCGAGGAACATGCCCAGGCCATTTTCGAACCGTTTGTCCAGGGCGAGAACGCGTATGTCAGGAGCTACCAGGGGGCCGGGCTCGGTTTGTCGATCGTGCGACGACTGGTCACCCTCATGGGCGGTGAACTTGCCCTGGAAAGCACGCCAGGCCAAGGGTCGACGTTCTCTTTTTCTTTGCCCTTCACTCTCCCCGTCGAAAAGACGTCCGGACAAACCGACACCGAGCAGGACCGTGAGCCTGCCGCCGGATTCTTCAAAATCCTCGTTGTCGAAGATGATGCCCTAAGCAGGCTCTCCATCGTGCGCTTGCTGCAACGGCATGGGCATGCGGCAATTGCCGCCAATGACGGCCAGGAGGCCCTGCAGCGGCTCAAGGAGCAGGACTTCGACATCATCCTGATGGATGTCCAGATGCCTGTCATGGATGGCGTCAAGGCGACCAACGCCATTCGTACCTCTCCGGAATTCAAAGAAAAGTCCACGATCCCGATTATTGCGATGACGGCTTACGCCATGGCCGGGGACAAGGAAAAATTTCTGGCCGCTGGCATGGACAGCTACATTTCAAAACCAGTCGATATGGAGATTCTCAAAGAAGTCATGGCCAGGGTGATGAAAAAGCCGCCCACCCAGGCATAA
- a CDS encoding DUF2092 domain-containing protein yields the protein MRIFFRTCLSLSAVFMVLALSLPAQSARKAPAAKVVDPKALAIYEQACSYMAGLKGYAFKADILVDLVYDGTAKIQMARTMDVTVQRPNAFKIVTIGDDVSATSVYDGKTFTLALDDRSLYNQLPASLDNDALVDLLSEKYSLDSPLGDMLRNETCAKVDYLSLTSLGMGFVGQTRCHHLFFQGTDMDWQLWIEEGQKPLLRKMVITEKFMPLAPQFSAVLRDWQFADYAASVFAFTPAPHFTRDENMFMHLKLERQGGGHAVK from the coding sequence ATGCGCATCTTTTTTCGAACCTGCCTCTCGCTTTCCGCAGTCTTCATGGTCCTTGCCCTGTCTCTCCCCGCCCAGTCCGCCCGGAAGGCTCCCGCTGCAAAGGTGGTCGATCCCAAAGCCCTGGCCATCTATGAGCAAGCCTGCTCGTATATGGCCGGACTCAAAGGATACGCCTTCAAGGCCGATATCCTCGTGGACCTCGTCTATGATGGGACGGCAAAGATACAGATGGCTCGGACCATGGACGTCACAGTGCAACGCCCCAACGCCTTCAAGATCGTGACCATCGGCGACGACGTCTCCGCCACCTCTGTTTACGATGGAAAGACCTTCACCCTGGCCTTAGACGACAGGAGCCTCTACAATCAACTGCCTGCCTCGTTGGACAACGACGCACTGGTCGATCTTTTGAGCGAAAAATACAGCCTCGACTCACCCCTGGGCGACATGCTTCGCAACGAGACCTGCGCCAAGGTGGACTATCTTTCCCTCACCTCTCTCGGCATGGGCTTTGTCGGACAGACACGCTGCCACCATCTGTTCTTCCAGGGAACCGATATGGATTGGCAGTTGTGGATTGAAGAGGGTCAAAAGCCCCTTTTACGCAAAATGGTCATCACCGAGAAATTCATGCCGCTGGCCCCCCAGTTTTCAGCCGTTTTGAGGGACTGGCAGTTTGCGGACTACGCCGCCTCGGTCTTTGCCTTCACGCCAGCGCCGCATTTCACCCGTGACGAAAACATGTTCATGCACCTGAAGCTGGAAAGGCAAGGGGGCGGACATGCCGTCAAGTAA
- a CDS encoding translation initiation factor Sui1, with product MGLDLQSPSSVVGFQESLDDQTRLRQPGRENCMAVHQRKNSCLVYSTDQGKMCPGCGHPVSRCACSRTPGTPKGDGIVRISRQTKGRKGKGVSCITGVPLSAEKLEALAKQLKQRCGAGGTVKDGVIEIQGDHRDILVLELKKLGYSAKLAGG from the coding sequence ATGGGTCTTGATCTGCAATCCCCATCCAGTGTAGTTGGATTTCAGGAATCTTTGGACGATCAAACCCGCCTCCGGCAACCTGGGCGTGAGAATTGTATGGCAGTGCACCAACGGAAGAATTCCTGTCTGGTCTATTCCACCGACCAGGGCAAGATGTGCCCCGGCTGCGGTCACCCTGTTTCCCGTTGCGCCTGCTCCAGGACGCCGGGTACGCCAAAAGGCGACGGGATCGTGCGGATATCCAGGCAGACCAAGGGCCGCAAAGGCAAGGGCGTGTCCTGCATAACGGGCGTTCCCCTGTCGGCGGAGAAGCTCGAAGCCTTGGCCAAACAACTGAAGCAACGCTGCGGCGCAGGCGGTACGGTCAAGGACGGCGTCATCGAGATTCAGGGCGACCATCGGGATATCCTGGTTCTCGAACTGAAAAAACTCGGGTATTCGGCCAAGCTTGCCGGTGGCTAG
- a CDS encoding CBS domain-containing protein yields MGSEETIRIVPTHVITSSQDVPLVDAAEIMRRNNISCLLVTRGGMPVGILTERDLARFLERVGGDVTGYQVRDVMSAAVVTISENEDMFAAYSLMCGKNIRHLVVVDEQGRAVGVKTFSDLMRRLGEEYLSEMKTVGEVMTRDVLTVGPDQTVREALRIMGQRGLSCVLVVEGDRPLGILTERDLTRLVSFDHSAGTRVVREVMSAPVSSVSPGDYAFEAVARMESLGVRHQAVTDDSGRLLGLITQTDLVATLVKRYAQLEFMVRKRTRQLVRKNEELEYSNQQLRHLDEMKSAFLSSVSHELRTPLTSLLGFAKITGRIFTERFAPLVGDSPSLLKFSQRISRNLEVMTQEGERMTRLINDFLDLTKIEAGRVEWRDKLIPVTDFVLHACHAVRGQFEAKPGVELRTHVAEGLPQVFVDMDRMLQVMVNLLSNAAKFTDAGSVTVSAASIDDAFVEIQVADTGRGIPPQSLHKVFDKFQQVERCSAEGNSEGTGLGLAICKEIIQHYGGRIWVESEPGQGSAFKFRLPAAQPSRSGYGAILTGVPSDGGDEADPLILAVDDSPGIRDYLEQLFRDDGFRIVTVGDGQSALAAAEEMLPRCIVMDLMMPGMEGSEAIRRLRENPATENIPVVVLSAYPYRSQAGGDVVLPKPVDEEQLLQAVRGLIRGGRIKGRKCILVPNPKGQGNMLMISAGKLRYVRPEELQENFTQRFSGTMFLSGGAKDQRTLRKLSEIDDVVVMILPENEDD; encoded by the coding sequence ATGGGAAGTGAAGAGACCATAAGAATCGTGCCGACCCACGTCATTACGTCCTCACAGGACGTCCCTCTCGTCGATGCCGCCGAAATCATGCGGCGCAACAATATCTCGTGCCTTCTGGTCACCCGGGGCGGCATGCCTGTCGGCATCCTGACCGAGCGCGATCTGGCCCGGTTTCTGGAACGGGTCGGTGGCGACGTCACAGGCTATCAGGTCCGCGATGTCATGAGCGCGGCCGTGGTCACCATCTCTGAAAATGAGGATATGTTTGCGGCTTATTCCCTGATGTGCGGGAAAAACATCCGCCATCTGGTGGTTGTGGACGAGCAGGGCCGGGCCGTGGGGGTCAAGACCTTTTCCGACCTCATGCGCCGCCTGGGCGAGGAATACCTGTCCGAAATGAAGACCGTGGGCGAGGTCATGACCCGCGATGTCCTGACCGTGGGGCCGGATCAGACCGTCCGTGAGGCCCTTCGGATCATGGGGCAGCGCGGCCTCAGCTGCGTGCTCGTGGTCGAAGGGGACAGGCCTCTCGGCATCCTGACCGAGCGCGACCTGACCCGGCTGGTCTCCTTCGACCATTCGGCCGGGACACGGGTTGTCCGGGAGGTCATGAGCGCACCGGTCTCCTCTGTCAGCCCGGGCGATTACGCCTTCGAGGCCGTGGCCAGGATGGAGAGCCTCGGCGTCAGACACCAGGCCGTCACCGACGATTCTGGCCGACTTTTGGGTCTCATCACCCAGACCGATCTCGTGGCCACCCTGGTCAAGCGGTACGCGCAACTGGAGTTCATGGTCCGCAAGCGCACCCGCCAACTGGTCCGCAAAAACGAGGAACTTGAATATTCCAATCAACAACTGCGACACCTCGACGAAATGAAGTCGGCGTTTTTGAGCTCCGTTTCCCACGAACTCCGTACCCCGCTGACCTCGCTTCTGGGGTTTGCCAAGATCACCGGCCGCATCTTTACCGAACGCTTCGCCCCTCTTGTCGGCGACAGCCCTTCGCTTTTGAAGTTCAGCCAGCGCATTTCCCGCAACCTGGAGGTCATGACCCAGGAAGGGGAGCGCATGACGCGGTTGATCAACGACTTTTTGGATTTGACCAAGATCGAGGCCGGAAGGGTCGAGTGGCGCGACAAGCTTATCCCGGTGACCGATTTCGTGCTCCATGCCTGCCATGCCGTGCGCGGGCAGTTTGAAGCCAAACCCGGGGTGGAGCTGCGAACCCATGTGGCCGAGGGGCTGCCGCAGGTCTTCGTAGACATGGACCGCATGCTCCAGGTCATGGTCAACCTGCTGTCCAACGCCGCCAAATTCACCGACGCGGGCTCGGTCACGGTGTCGGCGGCCAGCATCGACGACGCATTCGTCGAGATTCAGGTCGCAGATACCGGAAGGGGCATCCCACCCCAGTCGCTGCATAAGGTTTTCGATAAATTCCAGCAAGTTGAGCGGTGCAGCGCCGAAGGGAATTCCGAGGGGACAGGGCTTGGGCTGGCCATCTGCAAGGAAATCATCCAGCATTACGGCGGCCGCATCTGGGTCGAATCCGAACCAGGCCAGGGCAGCGCGTTCAAGTTCCGCCTGCCTGCCGCACAGCCGTCACGCAGCGGGTATGGGGCAATTCTCACGGGGGTGCCCTCGGACGGCGGCGACGAAGCCGATCCGCTCATTCTCGCCGTGGATGACAGTCCGGGTATCCGCGACTATCTGGAACAGCTTTTTCGGGATGACGGATTTCGCATTGTCACCGTCGGGGATGGCCAGTCGGCGCTTGCGGCGGCCGAGGAAATGCTGCCCCGGTGCATCGTCATGGATCTGATGATGCCGGGCATGGAAGGCAGCGAGGCCATACGCCGCCTTCGGGAGAATCCGGCCACCGAAAACATCCCCGTGGTGGTGCTGTCCGCCTATCCCTATCGGAGCCAGGCCGGGGGCGATGTCGTCCTGCCCAAGCCCGTGGACGAGGAGCAACTCCTGCAGGCCGTCCGGGGGCTCATCCGGGGAGGCCGTATCAAGGGGCGCAAGTGCATCCTGGTGCCCAATCCCAAGGGCCAGGGCAACATGCTCATGATTTCGGCGGGCAAACTGCGGTATGTCCGTCCCGAGGAGTTGCAGGAAAACTTCACGCAACGCTTCAGCGGCACCATGTTTCTGTCGGGCGGGGCCAAGGATCAACGGACCTTGCGCAAGCTCTCCGAGATCGACGACGTGGTGGTCATGATCCTTCCTGAAAACGAGGACGATTAG
- a CDS encoding PilZ domain-containing protein: MDDNKRRRSRVEAEFEAYVILGDEKILVHTQNISMKGVLLSFDPKLTPGADCVVLFVLTKEIRFRIAARIVRSVEAGTAIDFESMDETAFYHLRNIVRYSADDADRIDQELEIPAFTKKDDPE; the protein is encoded by the coding sequence ATGGACGATAACAAGCGACGCCGCAGCAGGGTTGAGGCGGAGTTTGAGGCCTACGTGATCCTTGGCGATGAAAAAATCCTCGTGCATACCCAAAACATCAGCATGAAGGGCGTGCTGTTAAGCTTCGACCCCAAGTTGACGCCAGGGGCCGATTGCGTCGTGCTGTTTGTCTTGACCAAGGAGATCCGTTTCCGCATCGCCGCGCGCATCGTGCGCAGCGTGGAGGCCGGAACGGCCATCGATTTTGAGAGTATGGACGAAACCGCCTTCTACCATCTGCGCAACATCGTCCGCTATTCCGCAGACGATGCCGACCGCATCGACCAGGAACTTGAAATACCGGCCTTCACTAAAAAGGATGATCCGGAATGA
- a CDS encoding Lcl C-terminal domain-containing protein encodes MHHVRMIISRGFRSFPKMLLLSSFVTMFFLYSMVVSAQAYKLTVTGISTCYNDTAQIPCPASGQDFYGQDGNYRMGTALSYTANGDTITDQVTGLIWQAGNQAGILNWDNAVSYCENLDLAGQTDWRLPTRKELLSITDDGRVEPAINPTFPCVNNLYWTISKDGDPYTAYRYSVDFNAGQWGKSYMSVENNVRCVRGGSIPESVYVNNGDGTVTDSTTGLVWERAGSDANMTWKDALAYCENRDTGGKTEWRLPNKKELETLIFDSADEMPISPEFIEPAPGRRYWSGSPYVCPRAESWRVDFDAAKASYYGNLRYYMYYVRCVYSGGTSASTVPANSLLLINN; translated from the coding sequence ATGCACCACGTCAGGATGATCATTTCGCGTGGCTTCAGATCGTTCCCAAAGATGCTGCTGTTATCCTCATTCGTTACAATGTTTTTTCTGTATTCCATGGTCGTATCGGCCCAAGCTTATAAATTGACCGTGACCGGCATTTCCACCTGCTACAACGACACGGCGCAGATCCCCTGCCCGGCATCCGGCCAGGATTTCTACGGCCAGGATGGAAACTATCGCATGGGTACGGCCCTGTCCTATACGGCAAACGGCGACACCATAACCGACCAGGTCACGGGACTCATCTGGCAGGCCGGGAATCAGGCAGGCATCCTCAACTGGGACAATGCCGTTTCCTATTGCGAGAATCTCGATCTGGCCGGACAGACGGACTGGCGGCTGCCCACCCGCAAGGAACTGCTCAGCATCACCGACGACGGACGCGTGGAACCGGCCATCAATCCGACTTTTCCCTGTGTCAACAACCTGTATTGGACCATCTCCAAGGATGGAGATCCCTATACCGCCTATCGCTATTCCGTTGATTTCAATGCCGGGCAGTGGGGAAAGTCATACATGTCCGTGGAAAATAACGTCCGTTGCGTCCGGGGGGGCTCCATCCCCGAATCCGTCTATGTCAATAACGGCGACGGCACGGTCACGGATTCCACCACCGGACTGGTTTGGGAACGGGCCGGAAGCGACGCCAACATGACCTGGAAGGACGCCCTGGCCTATTGCGAGAATCGGGACACGGGGGGCAAGACGGAGTGGCGGTTGCCCAACAAAAAGGAGTTGGAGACCCTGATCTTTGACTCGGCCGACGAAATGCCCATCTCGCCGGAATTCATCGAGCCCGCCCCCGGCCGCCGTTACTGGAGCGGTTCGCCCTATGTCTGTCCCCGCGCGGAGTCCTGGCGAGTGGATTTCGACGCCGCCAAGGCGAGCTACTACGGGAATCTCCGGTACTACATGTATTATGTCCGTTGCGTGTACAGCGGGGGAACATCCGCATCGACGGTCCCCGCCAATTCACTACTTCTTATCAACAACTGA
- a CDS encoding C1 family peptidase, whose protein sequence is MFSQAILRKFLLCVCCSILAHPAMAQDLTLPELQRLIAEKNLSWTAGETSVSRLTPEEKARLAGGLPEQGEGAVPRRRAPLPAAELPAALDWRNYDGKNYVTPVRDQKTCGSCYVFAPVAALESKLLRVYNRPGTNLDLSEQIPLSCSGAGDCTSGTASMSSNYLRDTGTSTEACYPYANTMGECDNACANWELAPYTFASWNYANSGQLTTPDVIKSAVFVSGPVVARMVIYSDFYDYTAGVYEQVSGTYRGGHFVLVVGWDDSKSAFLCKNSWNTTWGEQGYFWIGYSQLTNVIRFGEWVYAYEGGSGPLAASVPQGLLLLNGE, encoded by the coding sequence ATGTTCAGTCAAGCCATACTGAGAAAATTCCTGTTGTGCGTGTGTTGCAGTATCCTGGCGCATCCGGCCATGGCGCAGGATCTTACCCTGCCGGAACTGCAGCGTCTGATAGCCGAAAAGAACCTTTCATGGACGGCCGGGGAAACCTCTGTCTCCCGTTTGACGCCGGAGGAGAAGGCGCGGTTGGCTGGCGGCCTGCCGGAGCAGGGCGAAGGGGCCGTGCCTAGACGACGCGCCCCGCTTCCGGCCGCAGAGCTGCCTGCCGCCTTGGACTGGCGGAACTATGATGGGAAAAATTATGTGACGCCCGTGCGTGACCAGAAAACCTGCGGCAGTTGCTATGTGTTCGCTCCGGTGGCGGCCCTGGAATCGAAACTGTTGCGGGTTTACAACCGTCCGGGGACGAACCTCGATCTTTCCGAGCAAATCCCTCTGTCCTGCTCCGGAGCCGGCGATTGCACCTCGGGAACTGCAAGCATGTCCTCAAATTATTTGCGCGATACCGGAACAAGCACGGAAGCCTGCTATCCCTATGCCAACACGATGGGCGAGTGCGACAATGCCTGCGCCAATTGGGAACTGGCGCCCTACACGTTTGCGTCCTGGAATTATGCCAACTCCGGCCAGCTCACCACTCCGGACGTGATCAAATCGGCGGTGTTCGTCTCTGGGCCGGTCGTGGCCCGCATGGTGATTTATTCCGACTTTTATGACTACACCGCAGGGGTGTACGAGCAGGTGTCCGGAACGTATCGGGGCGGACATTTTGTCTTGGTCGTTGGCTGGGATGATAGCAAGAGCGCCTTCTTGTGCAAGAACAGCTGGAACACCACCTGGGGTGAGCAGGGGTATTTTTGGATAGGGTACTCGCAATTGACGAATGTCATCCGTTTCGGCGAGTGGGTCTATGCCTATGAAGGAGGCTCTGGTCCCCTGGCCGCATCCGTTCCACAGGGGCTTTTACTGTTAAACGGCGAGTGA
- the nadB gene encoding L-aspartate oxidase: MSYYRIRTQALVVGSGLAGCTAALTLADSGLDVLLLTSGETLDDGNSALAQGGIVYQGQDDPPKLLERDILTCGWRHNSQRAVTFLARKGPLVVKEMLIDRLHIPFNRKSTNNGFHLTKEGGHSVARILHTADQTGKTIMDGMIEAVAANPKITVLTRRTAVDLLTTQHHAGLLEYKYQLVNQCLGAYVYDETAGVVETILADFTVLATGGVGRVFLHTTNSRACIGSALAMAYRAGVRTMNLEYIQFHPTTLMHRADRRFLITEALRGEGAKLVNAQGEAFMKRYDPRADLAPRDIVTRAILEEMLRTDEDRVYLDAAHHVKNLREYFPTIYEKCKSIGIDITTQPIPVVPAAHYFCGGILTDVHGRTSMERLYAAGECACTGLHGANRMASTSLLECLLWGYSVGHDIGHRCAKNMAISRKLADCIPDWVGAGQNKNEDPALISQDWTTIRNTMWNYVGINRSASRLMRAFEDLRDLNKHLHDFYRETPLSKPIIDLFHGCQAAYLITLAAMRNKKSLGCHYRVD; the protein is encoded by the coding sequence GGCCTGGACGTTCTGCTTTTGACCTCGGGCGAAACGCTCGACGACGGCAACAGCGCCCTGGCCCAGGGTGGCATCGTCTACCAGGGACAGGACGACCCGCCCAAACTCCTGGAGCGCGACATCCTGACCTGCGGATGGAGGCACAATTCCCAGCGCGCCGTCACCTTCCTGGCCCGAAAAGGCCCCCTGGTGGTCAAGGAAATGCTCATTGACCGCCTGCACATCCCGTTTAACCGCAAATCGACCAACAACGGCTTCCACCTGACCAAGGAAGGCGGCCACAGCGTGGCCCGCATCCTCCACACGGCCGACCAGACCGGCAAGACCATCATGGACGGGATGATCGAGGCCGTCGCCGCCAACCCCAAAATCACCGTGCTCACCCGGCGCACGGCCGTGGACCTTTTGACCACCCAGCACCACGCCGGGCTTCTGGAATACAAATACCAGTTGGTGAACCAGTGCCTGGGAGCCTACGTCTACGACGAGACGGCGGGCGTGGTGGAGACCATCCTGGCCGATTTCACGGTGCTGGCCACGGGCGGCGTGGGGCGTGTCTTTTTGCACACCACCAATTCCCGGGCCTGCATCGGCTCGGCCCTGGCCATGGCCTACCGGGCCGGGGTGCGGACCATGAACCTGGAATACATCCAGTTCCACCCCACCACCCTCATGCACCGGGCCGATCGGCGCTTTCTCATCACCGAGGCCCTGCGCGGCGAGGGGGCCAAACTGGTCAACGCCCAGGGCGAGGCGTTCATGAAGCGCTACGACCCCCGGGCGGACCTGGCCCCGCGCGATATCGTCACCCGGGCCATTCTCGAGGAGATGCTGCGCACGGACGAGGACCGCGTCTATCTGGACGCGGCCCATCACGTCAAAAACCTGCGCGAATACTTTCCCACCATCTACGAGAAGTGCAAATCCATCGGCATCGACATCACCACCCAGCCCATTCCCGTGGTTCCGGCAGCGCACTACTTCTGCGGCGGCATTCTCACCGACGTGCATGGCCGCACCAGCATGGAGCGGCTCTACGCCGCCGGGGAATGCGCCTGCACGGGCCTGCACGGAGCCAACCGCATGGCCAGCACCTCGCTTCTGGAATGCCTGTTGTGGGGGTACAGCGTGGGGCATGACATCGGCCACCGCTGCGCCAAGAACATGGCCATTAGCCGCAAGCTGGCCGACTGCATCCCGGACTGGGTGGGCGCGGGCCAGAACAAAAACGAGGATCCGGCCCTGATTTCCCAGGACTGGACCACCATCCGCAACACCATGTGGAACTACGTGGGCATCAACCGTTCCGCATCCCGGCTCATGCGGGCCTTCGAGGACTTGCGGGATTTAAACAAGCATCTGCACGACTTCTACCGCGAAACCCCCCTGAGCAAGCCCATCATCGACCTCTTCCACGGCTGCCAGGCGGCCTACCTCATCACCCTGGCGGCCATGCGCAACAAGAAGTCCCTGGGCTGCCACTACCGGGTGGACTGA
- a CDS encoding tetratricopeptide repeat protein, producing MTEAWREIPVSLVRGCRLGALAAVALVVLWAANGRASGFDDAKQAMAAEEQGDLDQAVAGYARAVEDAGFGAVSRGLLFAARGKALAAMGKFTDALKDYDKALALAPDQAVIRFNRGNLLFGMGRYDEAIADYTRAIDLDAADAAAYNNRGSAWFAKGNLESALANYNMAVRLVPADAEFVNNRGRVWSAMGEESKAREDFAQAKSLDPEVKTPLD from the coding sequence ATGACCGAAGCGTGGCGCGAGATCCCGGTCAGCCTGGTGCGGGGATGCCGCCTGGGCGCGCTCGCGGCCGTGGCCCTTGTCGTCTTGTGGGCGGCAAACGGCCGCGCGTCCGGGTTTGACGACGCCAAACAGGCCATGGCCGCCGAAGAGCAGGGCGATCTGGACCAGGCGGTGGCAGGCTATGCCCGGGCCGTGGAGGACGCCGGGTTTGGCGCCGTGTCCAGGGGGCTGCTCTTTGCCGCCCGTGGCAAGGCCCTGGCCGCCATGGGGAAGTTTACCGACGCCCTCAAGGATTATGACAAGGCCCTGGCCCTGGCGCCGGATCAGGCCGTGATCCGTTTCAATCGCGGCAATCTGCTTTTCGGCATGGGGCGCTACGACGAGGCCATCGCCGACTACACCCGGGCCATCGATCTCGACGCCGCTGACGCCGCAGCCTACAACAACCGGGGCTCGGCATGGTTCGCCAAGGGCAACCTGGAAAGCGCCCTGGCCAACTACAACATGGCCGTGAGGCTTGTGCCCGCTGATGCGGAATTCGTGAACAACCGGGGCCGGGTCTGGTCTGCGATGGGTGAGGAGTCCAAGGCCAGAGAGGACTTTGCCCAGGCCAAGAGCCTGGATCCCGAGGTCAAGACCCCCCTGGATTGA